The DNA segment CTTCGAGTAACGAGCGACGGCTTTACTTTAAAATATTAATCTTCGGTTGGCCTGGCTCTAGCTCTTGAACGTGCCAGTCTAGACCGATGCTTGGCATGGTTTCTAGGAAGCCGTCTGGGTCAAGCTGCTCCATGTTAAACACGCCTGCTTCGTTCCAGTTACCTTTGAAGTACTGAAGCGCTGCGGTGATTGCAGGAACGCCTGTGGTGTAAGCAATCGCTTGGTGTTCAACATCGTGGTAAGCCACTTCGTGATCAGCGTTGTTGTAGATAAATACGCTACGTTGCTCGCCGCCTTTTTTACCCTGCACCCAAGTACCGATACACGTTTTACCTGTGTAGCCCGGAGCAAGAGAGGTTGGATCCGGCAGCAATGCTTTCAATACTTTCAAAGGCTCAACCACAGTGCCGTCTTGCAGCGTGATTGGATCAGGGCTTAGTAGGCCGATATCTTTCATGCAGTTGAAGTAGTTTAGGTAACGGTCGCCAAAGCCCATCCAGAATTCGATGCGTTTAGCTGGGATGAACTCTTGCATTGAACGCACTTCATCGTGCGCCATTGAGTAAACTTTGTGGCTGCCACAATTCGGGAAATCAAACTCAAGCATACGCGTATGACAAGGTACTTGTTTCCAGCTGCCGTCTTCCCAGTAGAAAGAATCGCCTTGGATTTCAAGCATGTTGGTTTCTGGGTCGAAGTTAGTCGCAAACTTCTTACCGTGGTCACCGGCATTCACATCCATCACATCAATGGTATCGATTTCATCGAATAAGTGCTTCACGGCATAAGCAGCAAATACGCTAACCACACCCGGATCAAAACCTGCACCCAAGATGCCGGTGATGCCCGCTTCAGCAAATTTTTCACGGAATGCCCATTGTGGATCGTACGCTTCCGGTACTTGTTGGCCTTCACTGCATAAATCGACAGCAACCGATGTGTCAAGATAAGACACTTTCGCTTGGTAACACGCTTCCATAATGGTCACGTTCACCCATGGAGGACCGGCATTAATGACTAAGTCTGGTTTGACTTCGTTAATCAATGCCACAAGAGAGGCAACATCGTCAGCATCTACAAATCGTGCTTCTAATTTCTTTGATGGATCTTTAAGGTTATTTTTACCTTTGATCGACTCGATGATTTTTTCACATTTCGCAATAGTGCGAGACGCTAACGTAATATCACCCAGTACAACATTGTTTTGAGCCGCTTTATGTGCAACAACCCAACCAACGCCACCTGCGCCAATTTGTAAAATAGACATCTCTTCGTCACCTTCCTTTCTTTGTTATCCCCTGCGTACTTGAAACTGTAGCTTTGTTGACTACCTCACTCGCCCCGCTATTTCTTTTTAAAGAATGTGTAGACCAGCTACACTCATGGGGTCTCATTCACTTGTCGCCTCACTACAGCTCCAATTACTTTGGGTATTAGTTCATATAAATAAATTAAATTTCTGTTGTTAACACTTGCGCAAGCTCAGTTACATCATCCAGTAACTTTTCGAAATCACTTAATGCTAAGCACGGATTCAAAATCGTGAACTTCAATGCCGCTTTGCCATCAACGGTTGTTTCACCCAGTACTGCTACACCACGTACTAAGGCTTCGATACGGATTTTGCGGTTCAGATCATCCAACTCTTGCTCGGATAAATTCGGATTGCTGTAACGCATTAATACCGTTGATAGTGCTGGCGGAGCTAACAATTCGAACGCCGCATTATTAGCAACCATTTGAGCCACTTCATGAGTTTGATCAATCAAGTGATCGTACATTTCGCCTAAAGCTTGTGTGCCGACAGATTGCATCGTCATAAACACTTTCAACGCATCAAAACGACGAGTGGTTGCCATAGATTTATCCACCAAATTTGGCAGCTCATCCGTTTCACGGTTTAAGTAATCGGCGTGATGCAATAAGTACTTAAAGTTTGCTTTGTCTTGCACCAATACCGCGCCACAGCTGATTGGTTGATAGAACAACTTATGAAAATCCACACTGATCGATGAAGCACGCTCAATACCCGCTAGGCGATTTTTGTGGCTACTTAAAATCAACGCACCACCATAAGCACCATCAACATGGAACCAAATATCATGCGCTAGCGCTAAATCAGCCAATGTGTTCAAATCATCAATGGCGCCGTGATCGGTCGTACCTGCTGTACCAACCATCGCAAACGGAATCAAACCTTCTGCCTTCAATTGGTTCAGCGTATCTGCCATTGCATCGGTGTTAATAGTACCGTCGTTATGTGTATCAACACACACCACAGCCGCTTCACCTAAGCCCATTAACGAGGCAGTTTTTTGCACCGTAAAGTGTGACTTTTTCGAGCAAACAATACGCAGCTTGTCAGCATAATCAGGCAAGCCTAGTTTTTGAATCGAGTGCTGGCTCAGTTTGTCTGCAATCCAATCACGCGCCAGTAACAAGCCCATTTGGTTACTTTGAGTACCACCACTGGTAAACACGCCATCGGCGTTATCACCCATGTTGTAACGGTCACACAACCAATCAATCACACGTTGCTCAACGTAGGTCGCTGCTGATGCTTGATCCCATGAATCCATTGACTGATTCAAAGATGCAATCATGGCTTCTGCAGCAATCGCTGGCACAAGCGGTGGCGTATGCAAGTGAGCGATACAATTTGGATGCTGAACAAAAATCGAGTTCTTCGCCACCAAGTTAGTCGTGCTATTGATTACTTGTTGTAAATCGCTGTTGCTTGAATCTAAGTTCACCGCTTCAATTTGTGCTTTTAGAAGCTGTGGATCTATACCTGAATACGGTTTATCTACCGCTTCAAATACCGCTTTCATCGCTTGGGTAGTTTGGTTCATCGCTTTTTCAAAGCTGTCTGCACCTTTAGCACCGGTTTGAATAAAGTGCTGCTGCCAACTCTGTTGTTCTAAAGATGGATGCTCAACCGTTTCTTTTGTTGGGTCAATACCACCGCCAACCGCAATGATGGCTGCTTTCAATGTTTTCAATGCAAAATCAAGCTGCTCATAGCTGATAATGACAGGTGGTAAGAAACGCAACACTGAACCGTCACGGCCACCTTTTTCAATCATCAAACCACGCTCTAATGCTGCGCGTTGAATTTTCAGCGTCAACGCAGAGGCAGAAGCCGGCTCACCAAATTTATTCAATTCACCGTTTGGCTGAACAATTTCCAAGCCAAGCATCAAGCCTTTACCACGCACTTCGGCAATACAGCCAACTTCTTGCTGTAATTTTTCAAGGCCTTCACGCAGGTATTGTCCTGCCGCTTTTGCATGGGCAACCAGGTTATCGCGCTGAATAATTTCTAGTGCTTTCGCGCCCGATACCATGGCTAACTGATTGCCGCGGAACGTACCGGTATGTTCACCTGGATTCCAAGTATCGATTTCTTTGTTG comes from the Vibrio gangliei genome and includes:
- a CDS encoding pyridoxal phosphate-dependent class III aminotransferase, whose protein sequence is MTTAFDFELNQAQTPFTTNIPYVDGVYDLALDQVLLDQEQHESAVRSYPRRLPIAIKRAYGALVEDTRGQLFLDCLAGAGTLVLGYNHPEINQALKEQLDTGLPYQTLDITTPAKDRFIKQVKAFLPADFAENSVIQFCGPSGADAVEAAIKLAKQTTGRNTMIAFRGAYHGMTNGTMGMMGNLNTKARRTGLMSDVHFMPFPYSLRCPFGLGGEEGARQNIRYIERMLNDDESGIQKPAAIIVEPVQGEGGVIPAPAFWLRELRRITQEHGILLIFDEIQCGVGKTGYNFAFEESGISPDILCLSKAIGGGLPMSILVFNKEIDTWNPGEHTGTFRGNQLAMVSGAKALEIIQRDNLVAHAKAAGQYLREGLEKLQQEVGCIAEVRGKGLMLGLEIVQPNGELNKFGEPASASALTLKIQRAALERGLMIEKGGRDGSVLRFLPPVIISYEQLDFALKTLKAAIIAVGGGIDPTKETVEHPSLEQQSWQQHFIQTGAKGADSFEKAMNQTTQAMKAVFEAVDKPYSGIDPQLLKAQIEAVNLDSSNSDLQQVINSTTNLVAKNSIFVQHPNCIAHLHTPPLVPAIAAEAMIASLNQSMDSWDQASAATYVEQRVIDWLCDRYNMGDNADGVFTSGGTQSNQMGLLLARDWIADKLSQHSIQKLGLPDYADKLRIVCSKKSHFTVQKTASLMGLGEAAVVCVDTHNDGTINTDAMADTLNQLKAEGLIPFAMVGTAGTTDHGAIDDLNTLADLALAHDIWFHVDGAYGGALILSSHKNRLAGIERASSISVDFHKLFYQPISCGAVLVQDKANFKYLLHHADYLNRETDELPNLVDKSMATTRRFDALKVFMTMQSVGTQALGEMYDHLIDQTHEVAQMVANNAAFELLAPPALSTVLMRYSNPNLSEQELDDLNRKIRIEALVRGVAVLGETTVDGKAALKFTILNPCLALSDFEKLLDDVTELAQVLTTEI
- a CDS encoding carboxynorspermidine synthase, with product MSILQIGAGGVGWVVAHKAAQNNVVLGDITLASRTIAKCEKIIESIKGKNNLKDPSKKLEARFVDADDVASLVALINEVKPDLVINAGPPWVNVTIMEACYQAKVSYLDTSVAVDLCSEGQQVPEAYDPQWAFREKFAEAGITGILGAGFDPGVVSVFAAYAVKHLFDEIDTIDVMDVNAGDHGKKFATNFDPETNMLEIQGDSFYWEDGSWKQVPCHTRMLEFDFPNCGSHKVYSMAHDEVRSMQEFIPAKRIEFWMGFGDRYLNYFNCMKDIGLLSPDPITLQDGTVVEPLKVLKALLPDPTSLAPGYTGKTCIGTWVQGKKGGEQRSVFIYNNADHEVAYHDVEHQAIAYTTGVPAITAALQYFKGNWNEAGVFNMEQLDPDGFLETMPSIGLDWHVQELEPGQPKINILK